Proteins found in one Pseudoxanthomonas sp. SL93 genomic segment:
- a CDS encoding nucleotidyltransferase family protein, with product MRPAHAAVVLAAGGSVRLGQPKQLLMRHGETLVRRTTRLVLESGASRVLVIGGARVDDIHAAVEDLPVELLVNTEWQEGLASSLRIAACALARHDAPTLIVGCDQPLLAASDLLALLSSAASATSGCAVTRHQDRPGIPVVLSPSVLRTAHSLRGDRGFRDILNALPQDGLAWHDAPGLAHDLDTPANVAHAIAQGWLDPSASGSNA from the coding sequence ATGAGGCCTGCGCATGCCGCCGTGGTGCTGGCGGCGGGCGGCAGCGTACGACTGGGTCAGCCCAAGCAGCTGTTGATGCGCCACGGCGAGACCCTGGTCCGTCGCACCACGCGGCTCGTGCTGGAGTCCGGTGCATCGCGCGTGCTGGTGATCGGGGGGGCACGCGTGGACGACATCCACGCGGCGGTGGAAGACCTGCCTGTCGAGCTGCTGGTGAACACCGAATGGCAGGAAGGCCTGGCCAGCAGCCTGCGCATCGCGGCCTGTGCACTCGCACGCCATGACGCGCCCACGTTGATCGTCGGCTGCGACCAGCCGCTGCTGGCGGCGTCGGACCTGCTGGCGCTGCTGTCGTCGGCAGCGTCGGCCACATCGGGCTGCGCCGTCACGCGGCATCAAGATCGGCCCGGCATTCCCGTGGTGCTGTCGCCGTCGGTGCTGCGCACCGCCCACAGCCTGCGCGGCGACCGCGGTTTCCGCGACATCCTCAACGCGCTGCCGCAGGACGGCCTGGCGTGGCACGACGCGCCAGGACTGGCGCATGACCTGGATACGCCGGCCAATGTCGCACATGCCATCGCGCAAGGCTGGCTGGACCCTTCAGCCTCCGGGAGCAACGCGTAA
- a CDS encoding efflux RND transporter periplasmic adaptor subunit, producing MNSSADLLKELRIDRKAPPPEPTSRRGLWIGLGIAAAVVLAVGAWVLLGREKAIEVRTAPVAALGNGNAAATVLDASGYVVARRMATVSAKITGKVREVLIEEGMKVEAGQVMATLDPVDADAGRALSQAQVEAARSQVANVQAQLTEAEANARRLSSLVQQQLVARAQYDQAVATRDALRAQLQAAQRNVSVANRNLAISDNGVDNTIVRAPFAGVVIAKAAQPGEIVSPLATGGFTRTGIGTIVDMDSLEVEVEVNESFIGRVQPKMPIQATLNAYPEWQIPGEVIAIIPTADRSKATVKVRVALNVKDPRVVPDMGVRVSFLESAKPQATQAPKGVRAPAAAVSERDGAQVAFVVGDDDTVEQRTLKVGGKLGDDDLQVTDGLVAGETVVIDAPAELKDGAKVKLAEDAE from the coding sequence ATGAACTCTTCTGCTGACCTGTTGAAGGAACTCCGCATCGACCGCAAGGCGCCGCCACCGGAGCCGACGTCCCGGCGTGGCCTGTGGATCGGCCTGGGCATCGCCGCGGCCGTCGTGCTGGCGGTCGGCGCATGGGTGCTGCTGGGCAGAGAGAAGGCCATCGAAGTACGGACGGCACCGGTCGCGGCGCTGGGCAACGGCAATGCCGCCGCCACGGTGCTTGATGCATCGGGCTACGTGGTGGCGCGCCGCATGGCCACCGTGTCGGCCAAGATCACCGGCAAGGTCCGCGAAGTCCTGATCGAGGAAGGCATGAAGGTCGAAGCGGGCCAGGTGATGGCCACGCTTGATCCGGTCGACGCGGATGCGGGCCGTGCGCTGTCGCAGGCGCAGGTCGAGGCCGCGCGCTCGCAGGTGGCCAACGTGCAGGCGCAACTGACGGAGGCCGAGGCCAATGCGCGTCGCCTGTCCTCGCTGGTGCAGCAACAGCTGGTTGCACGCGCGCAATACGACCAGGCCGTCGCCACGCGCGACGCCCTGCGCGCGCAGCTGCAGGCCGCCCAGCGCAACGTCAGCGTCGCCAACCGCAACCTGGCGATTTCCGACAACGGCGTGGACAACACCATTGTCCGTGCCCCCTTCGCCGGCGTGGTGATCGCCAAGGCCGCGCAGCCGGGCGAGATCGTCTCGCCGCTGGCCACCGGTGGCTTCACCCGCACCGGCATCGGCACCATCGTCGACATGGATTCGCTGGAAGTGGAGGTGGAGGTCAACGAGTCCTTCATCGGCCGCGTGCAGCCGAAGATGCCCATCCAGGCCACGTTGAACGCGTATCCGGAGTGGCAGATCCCCGGCGAGGTGATCGCCATCATCCCCACCGCCGACCGCAGCAAGGCGACGGTGAAGGTGCGCGTGGCGCTGAACGTGAAGGATCCGCGCGTGGTGCCGGACATGGGTGTGCGCGTGAGCTTCCTGGAGTCGGCCAAGCCGCAGGCCACGCAGGCGCCGAAGGGCGTGCGCGCGCCCGCCGCCGCCGTCAGCGAACGCGACGGCGCACAGGTCGCCTTCGTGGTCGGCGACGACGACACGGTCGAACAGCGCACGCTGAAGGTTGGCGGCAAGCTGGGCGACGACGACCTCCAGGTCACCGACGGCCTGGTGGCCGGCGAGACCGTCGTCATCGACGCCCCGGCCGAACTGAAGGACGGCGCCAAGGTGAAGCTGGCCGAAGACGCCGAATAA
- a CDS encoding ABC transporter ATP-binding protein, translating into MSSLVSLRNLTKTYQRGPEKVQVLHGIDLDIPHGDFVALMGPSGSGKTTLLNLIGGLDTPSGGEIEIEGQRIDRMNDAQLAQWRSHHVGFVFQFYNLMPTLTAQKNVELPLLLTKLGASQRKRNAEIALQLVGLAERGSHRPNELSGGQQQRVAIARAIVSDPTFLICDEPTGDLDRHSAEEILNLLQMLNKEHGKTIIMVTHDPKAAEYATHTIHLDKGELADTPAAH; encoded by the coding sequence ATGTCCTCCCTGGTCTCCCTCCGCAACCTCACCAAGACCTACCAGCGCGGCCCCGAAAAGGTGCAGGTGCTGCACGGCATCGACCTGGACATCCCGCACGGCGACTTCGTCGCCCTGATGGGCCCGTCCGGTTCCGGCAAGACCACGCTGCTCAACCTGATCGGCGGCCTGGACACGCCCAGCGGCGGCGAGATCGAGATCGAAGGCCAGCGCATCGACCGCATGAACGATGCCCAGCTCGCCCAATGGCGCAGCCACCACGTCGGCTTCGTCTTCCAGTTCTACAACCTGATGCCCACGCTGACCGCGCAGAAGAACGTCGAACTGCCGCTGCTGCTGACCAAGCTGGGCGCCAGCCAGCGCAAGCGCAACGCCGAGATCGCCCTGCAGCTGGTGGGCCTGGCCGAACGCGGCTCGCACCGGCCGAACGAACTTTCCGGCGGCCAGCAGCAGCGCGTGGCGATCGCCCGCGCCATCGTCTCCGACCCCACGTTCCTGATCTGCGACGAGCCCACCGGCGACCTGGACCGTCATTCGGCGGAGGAAATCCTCAACCTGCTGCAGATGCTCAACAAGGAACACGGCAAGACCATCATCATGGTCACCCATGACCCGAAGGCGGCCGAGTACGCCACCCACACCATCCACCTGGACAAGGGCGAGCTGGCCGATACCCCGGCAGCGCACTGA
- a CDS encoding sensor histidine kinase, giving the protein MHLPSSSLMRVLTRLRDRLVPEALGLGWMPLLLLGYLLFLFVPVLVPSNADWGEGVRWYLWPTLVSIAVFLPMYFLAYRGSAMTRVLCTLGIAALGYGLMPFNAFSNTYVIYAAAFAALLPGSMWTRLGALALLLAAYCAMAAWLVFPAFVPAVTAIVSVAVFSGNYFQAETVRKRAELKLSHDEVRRLAALAERERIGRDLHDLLGHTLSLVALKSDLAGRLIERDPQAARNEIIEVSRVARDALAQVRRAVTGIRAAGLAAELASAKLLLESDGVTLRYEAREVVVPPDLETVLALALREAVTNIQRHARATLAEVILASTADHVQLRIRDNGVGSATVPGNGLTGMRERVESRGGRLRIDSTLRQGTCVEITLPLPSADGAEAPDEQHVVKRSVGAT; this is encoded by the coding sequence ATGCACCTGCCTTCCTCATCGCTGATGCGCGTGCTCACCCGGTTGCGCGACCGCTTGGTGCCCGAGGCCCTGGGGCTGGGCTGGATGCCGCTGCTGCTGCTGGGCTACCTGCTGTTCCTGTTCGTACCCGTGCTGGTGCCGTCGAACGCCGACTGGGGCGAGGGCGTGCGCTGGTACCTGTGGCCCACGCTGGTGTCGATCGCGGTGTTCCTGCCGATGTACTTCCTTGCGTACCGCGGCAGCGCGATGACGCGGGTGCTGTGCACGCTGGGCATCGCCGCGCTGGGCTACGGCCTGATGCCGTTCAACGCGTTCTCCAACACGTACGTGATCTACGCCGCCGCGTTCGCCGCACTGCTGCCGGGCTCGATGTGGACGCGGCTGGGCGCGCTGGCGCTGCTGCTGGCCGCGTACTGCGCGATGGCGGCATGGCTCGTGTTCCCGGCGTTCGTGCCGGCGGTGACGGCCATCGTGTCGGTCGCGGTGTTCAGCGGCAACTATTTCCAGGCCGAGACCGTGCGCAAGCGCGCCGAACTCAAGCTTTCGCACGATGAAGTCCGCCGCCTGGCCGCGCTGGCCGAACGCGAGCGCATCGGCCGCGACCTGCACGACCTGCTCGGCCACACGCTGTCGCTGGTGGCGCTGAAGTCCGACTTGGCCGGGCGCCTGATCGAGCGCGACCCGCAAGCCGCGCGCAACGAGATCATCGAAGTCAGCCGCGTCGCCCGCGATGCGCTGGCACAGGTCAGGCGCGCCGTGACCGGCATCCGCGCGGCCGGCCTGGCGGCGGAACTGGCATCGGCGAAGCTGCTGCTGGAATCGGACGGCGTCACGCTGCGCTACGAAGCCCGGGAGGTGGTGGTACCGCCTGACCTCGAGACCGTCCTCGCCCTCGCCCTGCGCGAGGCGGTGACCAACATCCAGCGCCATGCACGCGCCACCCTTGCCGAGGTGATCCTGGCCTCGACCGCCGACCACGTGCAGCTGCGCATCCGCGACAACGGCGTGGGCAGCGCCACCGTGCCCGGCAACGGACTGACCGGCATGCGCGAGCGGGTGGAATCGCGTGGCGGTCGCCTGCGCATCGATTCCACGCTCCGCCAGGGCACGTGCGTCGAGATCACGCTGCCGCTGCCATCGGCGGATGGCGCAGAGGCGCCCGACGAACAGCACGTCGTGAAGCGTAGCGTGGGAGCGACGTAA
- a CDS encoding ABC transporter permease: MKKNFWIGNLIAVVCIALGLIGWIMLPWQGVLGAVVLLVLWLGFTRTGRVALAATKIGIASLPQRWGASSVIIVGIAGVVGVLVAMLAMGAGFEATLKQTGNDTTAILLRGGSQAETNSVITRDQSPLIGSLPGIRKDAQGRAVISAELSQVVNLPTASTGEDANAQFRGVSDAAWAIRPNIKIIEGRKFNVGVREIVVGQGAKGQYRGLDVGKTITLGNQDWTVVGVFAAGDAFDSELWTDIETLSSAYDRRAYQSITVGLDGKDGFSQLKTALENDPRLKLDVQTTQDYYSKQTRQLTTIIKWLSIVIGAIMAIGAVFGALNTMYAAVAGRAREIATMRAIGFRGLPVVMAVMLETMLLALLGGVLGGLIAWAIFNGYSVATLGSNFSQVVFQFKVTPELLWSGLKWALGIGLVGGLFPALRAARLPITQALRAI; this comes from the coding sequence ATGAAGAAGAATTTCTGGATCGGCAATCTGATCGCCGTGGTCTGCATCGCGCTGGGGCTGATCGGCTGGATCATGCTGCCCTGGCAAGGGGTACTGGGTGCGGTCGTGCTGCTGGTGCTCTGGCTGGGCTTCACGCGCACCGGCCGGGTCGCACTGGCGGCCACGAAGATCGGCATCGCCAGCCTGCCGCAGCGCTGGGGTGCGTCGTCGGTGATCATCGTCGGCATCGCCGGCGTGGTCGGCGTGCTGGTGGCCATGCTGGCGATGGGCGCAGGCTTCGAGGCCACGCTCAAGCAGACCGGCAACGACACCACGGCCATCCTGCTGCGCGGCGGTTCGCAGGCGGAAACCAATTCCGTCATCACCCGCGACCAGTCGCCGCTGATCGGCAGCCTGCCCGGCATCCGCAAGGATGCGCAGGGTCGTGCGGTGATCTCGGCGGAACTGTCGCAGGTGGTCAACCTGCCCACGGCCAGCACGGGTGAGGATGCCAACGCCCAGTTCCGCGGCGTCAGCGATGCGGCGTGGGCCATCCGCCCGAACATCAAGATCATCGAGGGTCGCAAGTTCAACGTCGGCGTGCGCGAGATCGTGGTCGGCCAGGGCGCGAAAGGCCAGTACCGCGGCCTGGACGTGGGCAAGACCATCACGCTGGGCAACCAGGACTGGACGGTGGTGGGCGTGTTCGCTGCCGGCGATGCCTTCGACTCGGAACTGTGGACGGACATCGAGACGCTGTCCTCGGCTTACGACCGCCGTGCCTACCAGTCCATCACGGTGGGGCTGGACGGCAAGGACGGCTTCAGCCAGTTGAAGACGGCGCTGGAAAACGACCCGCGCCTCAAGCTGGATGTACAGACCACGCAGGACTACTACTCCAAGCAGACACGCCAGCTGACCACGATCATCAAATGGCTGAGCATCGTCATCGGCGCCATCATGGCCATCGGCGCGGTGTTCGGCGCACTGAACACCATGTACGCCGCCGTCGCCGGGCGTGCGCGGGAAATCGCCACGATGCGCGCGATCGGTTTCCGCGGGTTGCCGGTGGTGATGGCGGTGATGCTGGAGACCATGCTGCTGGCGCTGCTGGGTGGCGTGCTGGGCGGACTGATCGCCTGGGCCATCTTCAACGGCTACAGCGTGGCGACACTGGGATCGAACTTCAGCCAGGTGGTGTTCCAGTTCAAGGTCACGCCGGAACTGCTGTGGAGCGGGCTGAAGTGGGCGTTGGGCATCGGCCTGGTGGGCGGCCTTTTCCCCGCGCTGCGCGCCGCACGTCTGCCGATCACGCAGGCCCTGCGCGCGATCTGA
- a CDS encoding XdhC/CoxI family protein: protein MSAHRHLLEASARASDDACRAALAVVVATEGSTYERPGAMVLFGSDGQQVGWLSGGCLEPEIGKRARHAAEHGGIDWMDIDTRDDDVLLSGSAVGCRGRLRLALLPLDLLPGWSQVVQAWWRGDGTLALTISGDGNVEAVVGGLRLAWSLRTLSSDAAPEGDSRISVPSPPRVAIFGAGPETALLVEWLRQLGWHVSVVERRARWIPDTDIADAWLMHSPEDALQALHPLPDAALVMHHHFEHDREALVALAESAVPFIGLLGPVRRREDLLRVIPARLHDTLATRLRSPIGLKLGGQGPEAIVLSIAAQLQAWHSGEAS, encoded by the coding sequence ATGTCGGCCCATCGCCATCTGCTCGAAGCCTCCGCGCGCGCCAGCGACGACGCGTGCCGTGCGGCGCTGGCCGTGGTGGTGGCGACCGAGGGTTCCACCTACGAACGACCGGGCGCGATGGTGCTGTTCGGAAGCGACGGGCAGCAGGTCGGTTGGCTCAGTGGCGGCTGCCTGGAGCCTGAAATCGGCAAGCGTGCACGGCATGCCGCCGAGCACGGTGGCATCGACTGGATGGACATCGATACCCGCGACGACGATGTCCTGCTGTCGGGTTCGGCCGTCGGATGCCGGGGCCGCCTGCGGCTGGCGCTGCTGCCGCTCGACCTTCTGCCGGGATGGTCGCAGGTGGTGCAGGCCTGGTGGCGGGGCGACGGGACCCTCGCGTTGACGATCTCGGGCGACGGCAACGTGGAGGCGGTGGTCGGTGGCCTGCGCTTGGCATGGTCGTTGCGGACGCTGTCTTCCGATGCGGCGCCTGAAGGCGACAGCCGGATCTCCGTGCCGTCGCCGCCGCGCGTGGCGATCTTCGGTGCGGGCCCGGAAACCGCATTGCTGGTGGAATGGCTGCGGCAACTCGGCTGGCATGTCAGTGTGGTGGAGCGTCGCGCGCGCTGGATTCCCGACACCGACATCGCCGACGCGTGGCTGATGCATTCCCCCGAGGACGCGCTGCAGGCGCTGCATCCTCTGCCCGATGCCGCGCTGGTGATGCACCATCATTTCGAACACGACCGCGAAGCACTGGTGGCCCTGGCGGAAAGCGCGGTGCCCTTCATCGGCCTGCTTGGCCCGGTGCGTCGTCGTGAAGACCTTCTGCGCGTCATCCCGGCGCGACTGCATGACACGCTGGCAACGCGCCTGCGTTCCCCCATCGGCCTGAAGCTGGGCGGGCAGGGGCCTGAAGCCATCGTGCTGAGCATCGCCGCGCAGCTGCAGGCGTGGCATTCCGGCGAGGCGTCATGA
- a CDS encoding ABC transporter ATP-binding protein gives MNAVAPTPVLARLRGVRHHYGKTRALDALDLEVPAGQVLALLGPNGAGKTTAISLLLGLQCPDAGRAELFGMSPRLLEARRRIGVMLQSAGIQDTLKVRELIELTRSYYPEPRSVADCVALAGLDGLMERRYGQLSGGQQRRVQFALAVCGRPQLLFLDEPTTGLDIEARQGLWKAIRELVAQGCAVLLTTHYLEEAEALADRVVVVNQGRVVAEGSVAQVRARVSQRRIGCLSSLPAATVSAWPGVQDARHVGERLEIVADHAEPVVRRLLDEDPALSELEVQRAGLADAFIHLTRSSPLAEAA, from the coding sequence ATGAACGCAGTCGCTCCCACCCCTGTCCTGGCGCGCCTGCGCGGCGTCCGGCACCACTACGGCAAGACCCGCGCGCTGGATGCGCTGGACCTGGAGGTGCCGGCCGGACAGGTGCTGGCACTGCTGGGCCCCAACGGTGCCGGCAAGACCACGGCCATCAGCCTGCTATTGGGGCTGCAATGCCCCGATGCAGGACGTGCGGAGCTGTTCGGCATGTCGCCGCGCCTGCTGGAGGCGCGCCGGCGCATCGGCGTGATGCTGCAGTCGGCCGGCATCCAGGACACGCTGAAGGTGCGTGAGCTGATCGAACTGACCCGCAGTTACTACCCGGAGCCGCGCAGCGTGGCCGACTGCGTGGCGCTGGCGGGACTGGACGGTCTGATGGAGCGCCGCTACGGCCAGCTCTCCGGTGGCCAGCAGCGCCGTGTGCAGTTCGCGCTGGCGGTGTGCGGGCGCCCGCAGCTGCTGTTCCTCGACGAGCCCACCACCGGCCTGGACATCGAAGCGCGCCAAGGCTTGTGGAAGGCGATCCGCGAGCTGGTGGCGCAGGGATGCGCGGTGCTGCTGACCACCCATTACCTGGAAGAGGCCGAGGCACTCGCCGACCGCGTGGTGGTGGTGAACCAGGGCCGCGTGGTCGCCGAAGGCAGCGTCGCGCAGGTCCGCGCGCGCGTTTCGCAGCGACGCATCGGCTGCCTGTCGTCGCTGCCGGCAGCCACCGTATCGGCTTGGCCGGGCGTGCAGGACGCGCGCCACGTCGGCGAACGGCTGGAGATCGTCGCGGACCACGCGGAACCGGTCGTGCGCCGCCTGCTGGACGAAGACCCGGCGCTGTCCGAACTGGAAGTGCAGCGCGCCGGCCTGGCCGATGCCTTCATCCATCTGACCCGCTCCTCTCCCCTGGCCGAGGCTGCCTGA
- a CDS encoding FtsX-like permease family protein encodes MKYFSLIWAALFRSKTRTALTLLSVVAAFLLFGLLDSVRVAFTSGGGVAGADRLVVSSRLSLTQMLPLNLEQKIASTPGVKKVAYAAWFGGIYKDPKNFFPNFSVSDNYLSLYPEYVVDDAQMKAWQNDRTGAIVGESLAKKFGWKVGDTIPLQATIFPQKDGSNAWPLTLRGTFVVADDKKKGEENQLLFHWKYFDEANQYVNGQVGWYMVKLDNVDHATRVAKAIDAISENSDRETKSQTEQAFNQSFLKQFADIGFIVTAIMGAVFFTLLLLTGNTMAQAVRDRVPELAILKTLGFTNGSVLALVLAESVLLVMLGGLVGMGLAAVLVPILGALTGGALPVGAIPIETWAVGLALMLGIGLVVGALPSLRAMRLKIVDALAGR; translated from the coding sequence ATGAAATATTTCTCGTTGATATGGGCCGCGCTGTTCCGCAGCAAGACGCGTACCGCGCTGACGCTGCTGTCGGTGGTGGCGGCGTTCCTGCTGTTCGGGCTGCTCGACTCGGTGCGCGTAGCATTCACGTCCGGTGGCGGCGTTGCCGGCGCGGATCGCCTGGTGGTGTCGTCGCGGCTGTCGCTGACGCAGATGCTGCCGCTGAACCTGGAGCAGAAGATCGCGTCCACCCCCGGGGTCAAGAAGGTGGCCTACGCCGCGTGGTTCGGCGGCATCTACAAGGACCCGAAGAACTTCTTCCCCAACTTCTCCGTCAGCGACAACTACCTGTCGCTGTACCCGGAGTACGTGGTGGACGACGCGCAGATGAAGGCCTGGCAGAACGACCGCACCGGTGCGATCGTCGGCGAGTCGCTGGCGAAGAAGTTCGGCTGGAAAGTGGGTGACACCATCCCGCTGCAGGCCACCATCTTTCCGCAGAAGGATGGCAGCAACGCCTGGCCGCTGACACTGCGCGGCACCTTCGTGGTCGCCGATGACAAGAAGAAGGGCGAAGAAAACCAGCTGCTGTTCCACTGGAAGTACTTCGACGAGGCCAACCAGTACGTCAACGGCCAGGTCGGCTGGTACATGGTGAAGCTGGACAACGTGGACCACGCCACGCGCGTGGCGAAGGCCATCGATGCGATCTCGGAGAACTCGGACCGGGAAACCAAATCGCAGACGGAACAGGCATTCAACCAGTCCTTCCTCAAGCAGTTCGCCGACATCGGCTTCATCGTCACCGCCATCATGGGCGCGGTGTTCTTCACCCTGCTGCTGCTGACCGGCAACACGATGGCGCAGGCCGTGCGCGACCGCGTACCGGAGCTGGCCATCCTGAAGACGCTGGGCTTCACCAATGGCAGCGTGCTGGCGCTGGTCCTGGCCGAATCGGTACTGCTGGTGATGCTGGGCGGCCTGGTCGGCATGGGCCTGGCCGCCGTCCTGGTCCCGATCCTGGGCGCGCTGACCGGCGGTGCGCTGCCGGTCGGCGCGATTCCGATCGAAACCTGGGCCGTGGGTCTCGCGCTGATGCTGGGCATCGGGCTGGTGGTGGGGGCATTGCCCTCGCTGCGGGCGATGCGCCTGAAGATCGTCGATGCACTGGCTGGCCGCTGA
- a CDS encoding ABC transporter permease: MNTLTISTYSPWRAYLLEARYEFLRLLRTPSFSLPCLLFPPVFYLLFGVLLGGKGGPSAAQYMLAGYAVFGVMGVALFGFGVTVAMDRDQGLLTLKRAQPMPMGAYLVAKMAMALLFGAIILALLALLAVTFAGVRLSASQWAWLAVVVLLGVLPFSALGLWLGSLIGGRGAPALVNLVYLPMAFLSGLWVPLSMLPPVLQHLAPAWPAYHLAQLALKGVGMDAGKPMLLHVGVLTLVTVVFFAWAQRRLSR; this comes from the coding sequence ATGAACACCCTGACGATCTCCACGTACTCCCCATGGCGCGCCTACCTGCTGGAAGCGCGCTATGAATTCCTGCGCCTGCTGCGCACGCCGTCGTTCTCGCTGCCATGCCTGTTGTTCCCGCCGGTGTTCTACCTGCTGTTCGGCGTGCTGCTGGGGGGCAAGGGCGGCCCCAGTGCCGCGCAGTACATGCTGGCGGGCTATGCCGTGTTCGGCGTGATGGGCGTGGCGCTGTTCGGCTTCGGCGTGACCGTGGCGATGGATCGCGACCAGGGGCTGCTGACGCTCAAGCGCGCGCAGCCGATGCCGATGGGCGCCTACCTGGTGGCGAAGATGGCAATGGCGCTGCTGTTCGGCGCGATCATCCTGGCGTTGCTGGCACTCCTGGCGGTGACGTTCGCCGGCGTGCGCCTGTCGGCCTCGCAATGGGCGTGGCTGGCCGTCGTGGTGCTGCTGGGCGTGCTGCCCTTCAGCGCGCTGGGCCTCTGGCTGGGCAGCCTGATCGGGGGTCGCGGCGCGCCGGCGCTGGTCAACCTGGTGTACCTGCCGATGGCGTTCCTGTCCGGCCTGTGGGTGCCGCTGTCGATGCTGCCTCCGGTACTGCAGCACTTGGCCCCCGCGTGGCCGGCGTATCATCTGGCGCAACTGGCCCTGAAGGGCGTCGGCATGGACGCAGGCAAGCCGATGCTGCTGCATGTCGGCGTGCTGACGCTGGTGACCGTGGTCTTCTTCGCCTGGGCGCAGCGCCGACTGTCGCGCTGA
- a CDS encoding (2Fe-2S)-binding protein has product MMKLHVNGSERDVDAPPDMPLLWVLRDLMNLTGTKFGCGIAQCGACTVHIDGAPLRACVTPVSAVAGKKITTIEGLSADGSHPVQKAWAELDVVQCGYCQSGQIMSAVALLAKVPTPSDTDIDQALSGNICRCGTYPRIRAAVHHAAKLGKG; this is encoded by the coding sequence ATGATGAAGCTGCACGTCAACGGTTCCGAGCGCGACGTCGATGCGCCACCGGACATGCCACTGCTCTGGGTCCTGCGCGACCTAATGAATCTCACCGGCACCAAGTTCGGCTGCGGCATCGCCCAGTGCGGCGCGTGCACGGTGCATATCGACGGGGCGCCACTGCGCGCCTGCGTCACGCCGGTCTCGGCGGTGGCGGGGAAGAAGATCACCACCATCGAAGGCCTGTCCGCCGATGGCTCGCATCCCGTGCAGAAGGCATGGGCCGAGCTCGACGTCGTGCAGTGCGGCTACTGCCAGTCCGGCCAGATCATGTCCGCGGTGGCGCTGCTGGCCAAGGTGCCGACGCCGTCCGATACCGATATCGACCAGGCCCTGTCCGGCAACATCTGCCGTTGCGGCACGTATCCGCGCATCCGCGCGGCGGTGCACCACGCGGCCAAGCTCGGCAAGGGCTGA
- a CDS encoding response regulator transcription factor, with amino-acid sequence MIRVLLAEDQAMVRGALSALLGMEDDIEVVGAAADGEAAWRELQRLKPDLLVTDIEMPGLTGLELAQRIQRQELPCKVVIVTTFARSGFLRRALDAGVSGYLLKDAPAEDLAEALRKVHRGGRAIDPQLAVEAWSDADPLNDRERQVLRLAGEGQSAGDIARQLNLSQGTVRNYLSEAIGKLGVANRIEAYRLARQRGWL; translated from the coding sequence ATGATCCGCGTGCTGCTTGCTGAAGACCAGGCCATGGTGCGCGGCGCGCTGTCCGCGTTGCTGGGCATGGAAGACGACATCGAGGTGGTCGGCGCCGCTGCGGACGGCGAGGCCGCCTGGCGCGAACTGCAGCGCCTGAAGCCCGACCTGCTGGTCACTGACATCGAAATGCCCGGCCTGACCGGTCTGGAACTGGCCCAGCGCATCCAGCGGCAGGAACTGCCGTGCAAGGTGGTCATCGTCACCACGTTCGCGCGCAGCGGCTTCCTGCGCCGCGCGCTGGATGCCGGCGTGTCGGGTTACCTGCTGAAGGATGCACCCGCCGAGGACCTCGCGGAGGCGCTGCGCAAGGTGCATCGCGGTGGCCGCGCCATCGATCCGCAGCTGGCGGTGGAAGCCTGGTCCGATGCCGACCCGCTCAACGACCGCGAGCGCCAGGTGCTGCGGCTGGCCGGGGAAGGGCAGTCCGCCGGCGACATCGCCCGGCAGCTCAACCTGTCGCAGGGCACCGTGCGCAACTACCTGTCCGAAGCCATCGGCAAGCTGGGTGTCGCCAACCGCATCGAAGCCTACCGGCTGGCGCGGCAGCGGGGGTGGTTGTAG